A genomic segment from Euleptes europaea isolate rEulEur1 chromosome 17, rEulEur1.hap1, whole genome shotgun sequence encodes:
- the LOC130488675 gene encoding LOW QUALITY PROTEIN: potassium voltage-gated channel subfamily A member 6-like (The sequence of the model RefSeq protein was modified relative to this genomic sequence to represent the inferred CDS: substituted 1 base at 1 genomic stop codon), with translation MAPRSPPHFSAPFLISASSSRPATADQVRGSDQMPLGXPHPTPPLPFLISASSRRPATGAAAPSRTRAAPPAASRGGGRASAGGVRGMRGAEGRPALAAAREAAGLGGGGGPEDEPAGREGEEGEAGGCCSSERLVINISGLRFETQLRTLAAFPDTLLGDPGRRVRYFDPLRNEYFFDRNRPSFDAILYYYQSGGRLRRPVHVPLDIFLEELRFYQLGQEAIESFREDEGFIQEEERPLPRPLFQRQVWLLFEYPESSGPARGIAIVSVLVILISIVIFCLETLPEFRQESKGPSGSFRDGPPAGFRQDFPDEDPLISLPQAPEAGTLPPALPQASASPFFTDPFFLIETLCIIWFSFELLVRFFACPSKPEFSRNIMNIIDIVAIIPYFITLGTELAQEQQQKEQPGSSSNGGQQQAMSLAILRVIRLVRVFRIFKLSRHSKGLQILGKTLQASMRELGLLIFFLFIGVILFSSAVYFAETDDPDSLFTSIPDAFWWAVVSMTTVGYGDMYPMTIGGKIVGSLCAIAGVLTIALPVPVIVSNFNYFYHRETDQEEQAQYTHVTCGQQQSPFSEPRKGESSPSLSKSDFLEAEDLESMKYSNFIPAGNQAYKENKLLTEV, from the coding sequence CAACAGGAGCAGCAGCGCCTTCAAGGACACGCGCGGCCCCGCCGGCCGCGAGcaggggaggcgggcgggcgagcgCGGGGGGCGTCCGGGGCATGCGGGGGGCGGAGGGGCGGCCGGCGCTGGCCGCAGCCCGGGAGGCCGCGGggctgggcggcggcggggggccggaGGATGAGCCGGCCGGCCGGGAGGGCGAGGAGGGCGAGGCGGGCGGCTGCTGCAGCAGCGAGCGGCTGGTGATCAACATCTCCGGGCTGCGCTTCGAGACGCAGCTGCGCACGCTGGCCGCCTTCCCGGACACCCTGCTGGGCGACCCGGGCCGCCGCGTGCGCTACTTCGACCCCCTGCGCAACGAGTACTTCTTCGACCGCAACCGGCCCAGCTTCGACGCCATCCTCTACTACTACCAGTCCGGGGGGCGGCTGCGCCGGCCCGTCCACGTGCCCTTGGACATCTTCCTGGAGGAGCTCCGCTTCTACCAGCTGGGCCAGGAGGCCATCGAGAGCTTCCGCGAGGACGAGGGCTTCATCCAGGAGGAGGAGAGGCCCCTGCCCCGCCCCCTCTTCCAGCGCCAGGTGTGGCTCCTCTTCGAGTACCCCGAGAGCTCCGGCCCGGCCCGGGGCATCGCCATCGTCTCCGTCCTCGTCATCCTCATCTCCATCGTCATCTTCTGCCTGGAGACCCTGCCCGAGTTCCGCCAGGAGAGCAAGGGGCCCTCCGGGAGCTTCCGGGACGGGCCCCCGGCGGGCTTCCGGCAGGACTTCCCGGACGAGGACCCGCTCATCTCGCTGCCGCAGGCCCCGGAGGCGGGGACCCTGCCGCCCGCCTTGCCCCAAGCGAGCGCTAGCCCCTTCTTCACGGACCCCTTCTTCCTCATCGAGACCCTCTGCATCATCTGGTTCTCCTTCGAGCTGCTGGTGCGCTTCTTCGCCTGCCCCAGCAAGCCCGAGTTCTCCAGGAACATCATGAACATCATCGACATCGTGGCCATCATCCCCTACTTCATCACCTTGGGCACGGAGCTGgcccaggagcagcagcagaaggagcAGCCCGGCAGCTCCAGCAACGGGGGCCAGCAGCAGGCCATGTCCTTGGCCATCCTCCGGGTCATCCGCCTGGTCAGGGTCTTCCGCATCTTCAAGCTCTCCCGGCATTCCAAGGGGCTGCAGATCCTGGGGAAGACCCTCCAGGCCAGCATGCGGGAACTGGGGCTcctcatcttcttcctcttcatcggGGTGATCCTCTTCTCCAGCGCCGTCTATTTCGCCGAGACCGACGACCCGGATTCCTTGTTCACGAGCATCCCGGATGCTTTTTGGTGGGCGGTCGTGTCCATGACCACGGTGGGCTACGGGGACATGTACCCCATGACCATCGGGGGCAAGATCGTCGGGTCGTTGTGCGCCATCGCGGGCGTGCTCACCATCGCCTTGCCGGTGCCCGTCATCGTGTCCAACTTCAACTACTTCTACCACCGAGAAACGGACCAGGAGGAGCAGGCCCAGTACACTCACGTCACCTGCGGCCAACAACAGTCGCCTTTCTCGGAGCCCAGGAAAGGGGAGAGCAGCCCGTCGCTCAGCAAGTCTGACTTTCTGGAGGCGGAAGACTTGGAATCGATGAAATATTCCAACTTCATTCCAGCAGGCAACCAGGCGTATAAGGAGAACAAATTGCTAACGGAAGTTTGA